DNA sequence from the Prolixibacter sp. SD074 genome:
GTTACTGTAATCGGCAATGTGCCACCAGTAACTTTTACGGGTCCTTTCACTTAAATTGCGTAAAACCGCTTCCTGTTCAAAGCTTTTTTTAAATTTGTCATAATAATTAATTTTAAATGATTAAATGCCTCAAAGATACTGGTTTTCGGTGGCCTGTAAAACCACCGAACGCCAGTGAGGTTAAGTTCAACATTTTAGGAATTAAGGCACAGTTGGGCCCTGAAAAAAGGCAGTAGGTTTGCATACTTACTGCCTTTTTTTAGGGTAACAGCGCTCAAAATGCACGCCCAATTGTGTTTTAATTCGTGTTGGGCTTAACCGTTGCTGTTCAAAGCTATACACTATGGGGATTGAATGGTTTTTCTGCATCCTTTCCGTTGTTTTTCTGCCGCCGGTTTTGCTATTTTACCTGTTTTGGGGCCGGGACCCGGATATTGGGCACGTTTTTCGTTTCCACACCGGACATACTTTTCCCGTTCAGCCAAAAACCAAAAGTTTTAGCCGGTAAACCGGTTGTGCAATTTTTCAAAGAACGATTTGCAGGGTAGGCACTATCCGGGTTCCCACGGAACATCTTTCACCAAACCGGCAAAACGCAACCTCCCTTTTTTACATACCGGGCAGTTAGGCTGCCGGAAGTTTTGGATACATTCCAGGATTTCAGTCCACACCGTATCCTGTTTTTCCCAAACCTGGCCGCCATCTTCCAGTGCCTCTTCTTTCCGGTTTTCGACCTCTTGTGCCAGCAGTTGTTTTGCCGCCAGGATGTTTTGTTTACGGTAACGGCTCGATAAAATTCCATAGTACCGCACTTTAAAAAAGCCCTTTGGCAAAATGTGCAACAAAAACCGGCGGATAAACTCATCCACATCCAGTTTCATTTCCCTGAACCTGCCTGTACGGTAATCTTTCCACGAAAATCGCACTTTGCCATTCTTCACTTCCAAAATCCGCCGGTCGGTAATGGCAATACGAAACACGTAACGCGAAAGGTATTCCAGTATTTTTTCAGGATTGCCCATGGGTGCCTGCACATTCACCACCCAGTCCTTTTTGTATAAAGGCGTGAGGAAGCGGTTAAACTGCACAGGCCCTTTTATGCCTGCCAGTTTGCCGTGAAAATCGAGTTCCCCTTTTTCTTTGGCTTGTTTTAGCAAATACAGAAACTTTCCCCTGAACTTTTTTGCCAATATCTTGCCTGCGATGAAAAAGTTGTTTTTGGCCGGTACATGCACCCAGTGTTCGCGGTCGAAGCCCAGGCCCCCTGCGGGCATGATGCAATGCAGGTGTGGGTGTTCCTTCATGTTCTGCCCCCAGGTATGGAGTACGGTAACCAGGCCAATATCAGCACCCAGGTGCTTTACATCGCGCGTAAGTTCAAGCATAGTTTGTGAAACGGCTTTAAATAATAAACCATACATCGCCTTCTTATTTTGCAGGCATAGCGGGTTTAACTCATGCGGAAGGGTGAACACCAAATGATAATACCCCACCGGGAGAAGTTCTTTCATCCGTTTGTCCAGCCATTCCAGTTTTTCTTTTTGCTGGCACACAGGGCAGTGGCGGTTGCGGCAGGAGTTATAAGATTTCTCTGTATAGCTGCAATGGTCGCATTTCTCGAAATGGCTTCCAAGGCCCCCGGTGCGGCACGCCGACAGCAGGTGGATTAAGCTCTGCTGCCCTTTTGTTACCTTGTTTTGGCTGATGTAGTTTCCCCCGTATTCACGCAGTAAACTTCCTACAGTTATTTGTTCCTGCATAGCCCCTCCAGTCCTTCCAGCGTGTCCAGCGGGTTTACCACCTGGCTTGTGTTGAGTTGCTGCACGTGGAGGTATTTGAGCGTGTTGCTTAAATCGGAATGCCCCATCAGGCGCTGTATGGCCAGAATGTTGGTGCCCTGTTCGAGGTGGTGCGTGGCAAAACAATGCCGGAAAGTGTGTGGCGTGTAAGGCTTTTTAACCTGTGGCGTGCGGTGCCGTGCATTAATACAAATAGTCCGTACTGCTGTAATGCCCAGGTGGGTACCTTTTCCTCCCGCGCCTTCAAAAAGGTAATGCTGCGGCTTGTACTTTTTGTAATAATCCCTTAAAACAGAAAGTAAAACCGGCGATAGCGGCACTTTACGTTGTTTCAGCCCTTTGCCTTCCTGGATGTTTACCTGCATCCGTCGGCTGTCAATGTCGGTAAGTTTGATGTTTACACTCTCTGATACCCTGGCCCCGGTGGAATAAATGAGCATGATGATAGCGCGGTGCTTGAAGTTGTCAATAGCCCCGAGTACATCGCTCACTTCGTCTTTTGATAAAACCAGCGGGAGTGTTTTGGCAACCTTTGGCGTTGGAAGGTATTCTTTTGCCCACTCCTTATGGTAAATATTTGTAAAGAGGAACCGAAGGGCGTAGTAGCCCATTTTTACACTGCCCGGTTTGTGGTTCCCATCGGTGAGCATACTTTGAAAATAGGCCCTGAGTTCTTCTACTCCCGTGTGTTCCGGGTCTTTTTTGCAAAAGTTACTGTAATCGGCAATGTGCCACCAGTAACTTTTACGGGTCCTTTCACTTAGATTCCGTAAAACCGCTTCCTGTTCAAATCTTTTTTTAAATTTGTCATAATAATTAATTTTAAATGATTAAATGCCTCAAAGATACTGGTTTTCGGTGGCCTGTAAAACCACCGAACGCCAGTGAGGTTAAGTTCAACATTTTAGGAATTAAGGCACAGTTGGGCCCTGAAAAAAGGCAGTAGGTTTGCATACTTACTGCCTTTTTTTTGGGTAACTGCGCTCAAAATGCACGCCCAATTGTGTTTTAATTCGTGTTGGGCTTAACCGTTGCTGTTCAAAGCTATACACTATGGGGATTGAATGGTTTTTCTGCATCCTTTCCGTTGTTTTTCTGCCGCCGGTTTTGCTATTTTACCTGTTTTGGGGCCGGGACCCGGATATTGGGCACGTTTTTCGTTTCCACACCGGACATACTTTTCCCGTTCAGCCAAAAACCAAAAGTTTTAGCCGGTAAACCGGTTGTGCAATTTTTCAAAGAACGATTTGCAGGGTAGGCACTATCCGGGTTCCCACGGAACATCTTTCACCAAACCGGCAAAACGCAACCTCCCTTTTTTACATACCGGGCAGTTAGGCTGCCGGAAGTTTTGGATACATTC
Encoded proteins:
- a CDS encoding IS91 family transposase, producing MQEQITVGSLLREYGGNYISQNKVTKGQQSLIHLLSACRTGGLGSHFEKCDHCSYTEKSYNSCRNRHCPVCQQKEKLEWLDKRMKELLPVGYYHLVFTLPHELNPLCLQNKKAMYGLLFKAVSQTMLELTRDVKHLGADIGLVTVLHTWGQNMKEHPHLHCIMPAGGLGFDREHWVHVPAKNNFFIAGKILAKKFRGKFLYLLKQAKEKGELDFHGKLAGIKGPVQFNRFLTPLYKKDWVVNVQAPMGNPEKILEYLSRYVFRIAITDRRILEVKNGKVRFSWKDYRTGRFREMKLDVDEFIRRFLLHILPKGFFKVRYYGILSSRYRKQNILAAKQLLAQEVENRKEEALEDGGQVWEKQDTVWTEILECIQNFRQPNCPVCKKGRLRFAGLVKDVPWEPG
- a CDS encoding site-specific integrase, whose protein sequence is MNYYDKFKKRFEQEAVLRNLSERTRKSYWWHIADYSNFCKKDPEHTGVEELRAYFQSMLTDGNHKPGSVKMGYYALRFLFTNIYHKEWAKEYLPTPKVAKTLPLVLSKDEVSDVLGAIDNFKHRAIIMLIYSTGARVSESVNIKLTDIDSRRMQVNIQEGKGLKQRKVPLSPVLLSVLRDYYKKYKPQHYLFEGAGGKGTHLGITAVRTICINARHRTPQVKKPYTPHTFRHCFATHHLEQGTNILAIQRLMGHSDLSNTLKYLHVQQLNTSQVVNPLDTLEGLEGLCRNK